From the Streptomyces nodosus genome, the window AGACGACCGAGCAGACAACGGAACACTCCGGCGACCGGACCCCCCTCCCGCCGTCCGCGCCGCTGGTGCTCGTGGCGTGCTCGGGCGGCGCCGACTCCATCGCGCTCGCCTCCGCCCTCTCCTTCGAAGCCCCCAAGCTCGGCGTCCGCGCCGGCGGCATCACCGTCGACCACGGTCTGCAGTCCGGCTCCGACCTGCGCGCCCAGGACGTCGTCCTGCGCCTGCGCGGTCTCGGCCTCGACCCGGTGGAATCCGTGGCGGTGAGCGTCGGCCGCGCCGGCGGCCCCGAAGCGGCCGCCCGGGACGCGCGCTACGCGGCCCTGGACGCCGCCGCCGAACGGCACGGCGCCTCCGCGGTCCTCCTCGGCCACACCCGCGACGACCAGGCCGAGACCGTGCTGCTCGGACTCGCCCGCGGCTCCGGCATCCGCTCCCTGTCCGGAATGGCCGCGGTCTCGGGGGCCGGCGGCCGTTACCGCCGCCCCTTCCTGCACGTCGACCGGCAGACCGCGCGCAAGGCCTGCATGGTCCAGTCCCTGCCGGTCTG encodes:
- the tilS gene encoding tRNA lysidine(34) synthetase TilS: MGPHPAVAAIRLAVRRVLHDILTELTTEQTTEQTTEQTTEHSGDRTPLPPSAPLVLVACSGGADSIALASALSFEAPKLGVRAGGITVDHGLQSGSDLRAQDVVLRLRGLGLDPVESVAVSVGRAGGPEAAARDARYAALDAAAERHGASAVLLGHTRDDQAETVLLGLARGSGIRSLSGMAAVSGAGGRYRRPFLHVDRQTARKACMVQSLPVWDDPHNVDPAYTRSRLRHEGLPALEKALGRGVVEALARTARLSRDDADALDSWASQAETSVRDDTGLLECAKLYALPSAVRRRVLRRAAIDAGAPAGSLFARHIEEVDRLITGWRGQGAINLPGRVVAQRQGGRLVIRQG